A genomic stretch from Methanobrevibacter sp. includes:
- a CDS encoding RNA-guided endonuclease TnpB family protein yields the protein MSSRIDENNYHGGEQDVTEAVKIRLYPTDEQKKIINQNIGNRGFIWNKMLVKIKYENVKPTQKTLNNILKELRSEYPFLEKSESSSRQQVYRDLIKAYNKHKKEGAGFPKFKSEKNPNTSFRIQANNNNIHLNERKNRIQIPTIGKIKFKTSKEHKQKIQESKINNITIKHENGIYMGIININTINTPLKYCFEAVGIDMGIRRPLTCSNGLKIEEFDLTREEKNVKYYQREMSKKQPGSKNYCIAQKRYWKALNKKINKKNDQYHKITHHIVKNNQVIVLETLNIKGWFKNKHWAPKLQRISLYEIIRQLKYKSERNNRKIIQVGRFFPSSQKCSNCGYQYYDLELGEEDWICPVCGKHHDRDLNASINIKNEGLRLILEKIIKTISYLGLSWPAVRGYRLESINIPLNKEYVKKSRIPNFLKVGGSSKNRPVPLNRFQILQ from the coding sequence ATGTCAAGTCGTATTGATGAAAATAACTATCATGGGGGAGAACAAGATGTAACTGAAGCAGTCAAGATTAGATTATATCCTACAGATGAGCAGAAAAAGATAATTAATCAAAATATTGGAAATAGGGGTTTTATTTGGAATAAAATGCTTGTAAAAATCAAATATGAAAATGTGAAACCCACTCAGAAAACATTAAACAATATTCTCAAAGAACTAAGAAGTGAATATCCGTTCCTTGAAAAAAGTGAATCCAGCAGCCGACAGCAGGTTTACCGGGATCTTATAAAAGCATATAATAAACATAAGAAAGAAGGTGCTGGATTTCCCAAGTTCAAATCAGAAAAAAATCCCAATACCTCATTTAGAATACAAGCCAACAACAATAACATCCACTTAAATGAACGAAAAAACAGGATACAAATACCGACAATCGGTAAAATCAAATTCAAAACCAGTAAAGAACATAAACAAAAAATACAGGAATCCAAAATCAACAACATAACAATCAAACACGAAAATGGCATATACATGGGAATAATAAACATAAACACAATAAATACTCCCTTGAAGTACTGTTTTGAAGCCGTTGGCATTGATATGGGTATTAGAAGACCATTAACCTGCAGCAATGGTTTAAAAATCGAAGAATTTGATTTAACACGAGAAGAGAAAAACGTTAAATATTATCAGCGTGAAATGAGCAAAAAACAACCGGGAAGCAAAAATTATTGTATAGCTCAAAAAAGATACTGGAAAGCATTGAACAAGAAAATCAACAAGAAAAACGACCAATATCACAAAATCACACACCATATAGTAAAAAACAATCAGGTAATAGTACTAGAAACACTAAACATAAAAGGATGGTTTAAAAATAAGCATTGGGCTCCAAAATTACAACGCATATCATTATACGAGATAATAAGACAACTAAAATACAAATCAGAGCGAAACAATCGTAAAATAATTCAAGTGGGAAGATTTTTCCCTTCAAGCCAAAAATGCAGCAACTGCGGATACCAATACTATGATTTGGAATTGGGTGAAGAAGATTGGATCTGTCCGGTATGTGGAAAACATCATGATAGGGACTTAAATGCAAGTATTAATATAAAAAATGAAGGATTAAGATTAATCCTAGAAAAAATAATAAAGACAATTTCATATTTGGGATTGTCATGGCCTGCGGTGCGCGGGTATCGGCTCGAAAGTATTAACATTCCACTCAACAAAGAGTATGTTAAAAAATCGAGAATCCCCAACTTCTTAAAAGTTGGTGGAAGTTCAAAAAATCGACCTGTACCATTGAATAGATTCCAAATATTACAATAA